GAGGTTTAGTATTATTTCAATTCGTTCACAACAATGTCACTGTCCgacaatattgaaattattttcaaattataaaatttatattaagtatattaagTGAAGCTACAGTTACGATTACGATCATCGGCTGCTGATGtcgagtcttagttgctttggttaacaatctggtatattttgtactttatggtatatgttGTGTGTAATAGCGATAGACAACGATATGACAAATATcggtatatcggtatatttatgtatatttacgGTATACaaatttggtgtatttttatgaatgatAATGAACTATTTTGCTATGAATAAAAATGAGTAGTGGGTATCTTACAATCGGtcacatttaaatttagctttcttacttacttTTTGTATTGGTTTAcctacatatatttattatttctaatatcttgttttttatattcatttttataaattttgtttagtgTTGTAGTTGTGATTTTTAGTTTGCCTTTGCCTTACATTGTCATATGTGCTCTGCttgtcaaaaatatttgaaacgctcatttgaatttttgtttttaccgAGGAACTTTAGGAGaaatttaaatctaatttggatatatatttttttttaaatttacgaAATACTCGTGAGGACAAATGGGTCAATTAAAACAGTATGTTGCTGGTTTATCAGCGGCGTTCGGAGCCTTCTGTTTGGGAGCAGCGCTTGGTTGGTCTGGCCCAATGGAAAAGCCAGTGACCGATGGCAAAGCGTATTGCTTTTCGGTGTCACGTGACGATTGGGGTTGGATAACGTCATTGCTTACCTTAGGAGCAGCCTGCATGTGCATTCccattggtatattgattggCCTCTTCGGGCGCAAGCTGGTAATGCTGGTGCTGGTGTTCCCCTTTCTGATCGGGTGGTGCTGCATCATATGGGCAAGCAGTGTGTATGTGATGTTCGTTGGACGCTTCATCATTGGTGCTTGCGGTGGCGCCTTCTGTGTGACCGCTCCCATGTATACCACAGAGATTGCCGAGGTTGCCATTCGCGGCATTATGGGATGCTTCTTTCAGCTGTGGATTGTGCATGGGATTCTCTATGGATTTGGTGTTGGTGCCTTGTGCAAGCCGAAGACCGTTAACATCTTGTGCGGCATTTTGCccataatatttttcataattttcatttggatGCCAGAGTCCCCCGTCTTCCTGGTGCAGAAAGAGAAGTCTGAAAGGGCAGACAAGGCGATGAAGTGGCTGCGTGGCAAGGATGCCGACTACAGTGCGGACATGAATGCCATGGTGGCCGAGTCGAAGAAGGAGAAACCCAAAGTTCTCGAGGGAATGATGCGCAAGGCTTCGGTTATGGGAATGTGCATCTCCATAACGCTGATGTTCCTGCAACAATTTAC
This is a stretch of genomic DNA from Drosophila albomicans strain 15112-1751.03 chromosome 3, ASM965048v2, whole genome shotgun sequence. It encodes these proteins:
- the LOC117566763 gene encoding facilitated trehalose transporter Tret1-like; the encoded protein is MGQLKQYVAGLSAAFGAFCLGAALGWSGPMEKPVTDGKAYCFSVSRDDWGWITSLLTLGAACMCIPIGILIGLFGRKLVMLVLVFPFLIGWCCIIWASSVYVMFVGRFIIGACGGAFCVTAPMYTTEIAEVAIRGIMGCFFQLWIVHGILYGFGVGALCKPKTVNILCGILPIIFFIIFIWMPESPVFLVQKEKSERADKAMKWLRGKDADYSADMNAMVAESKKEKPKVLEGMMRKASVMGMCISITLMFLQQFTGINAIIFYATSIFQDAGTGLSPDWCTVILGIAQVIATILAILSIEKAGRKMLLLVSAAVMGITTLVMAIFFQWLKDSDVGWLPVLATCLFIVGFSIGFGPVPWLIMAELFAEDVKPVCGAIAGTCNWLFAFCVTKCFPLCLDAFGAAATFCAFAVISFLACVFIFFLVPETKGKTLNEIQEKLGS